In Camelina sativa cultivar DH55 chromosome 16, Cs, whole genome shotgun sequence, a single window of DNA contains:
- the LOC104751058 gene encoding E3 ubiquitin-protein ligase RNF170 has protein sequence MNSPPENDLCSICHSHFTAPCQANCSHWFCGDCIMLVWTHGSTLLPCKCPLCRRPISLLVPSEDTIRDRSVAEVLGKLETYNRLFGGHSSSLVQRMQDLPFLLRRLLREMMDPQRTLPLVIRARVYIAMFLSAIYIVSPIDIIPEGVLGIVGLLDDLLIALICFLHVAALYRSVLYFRHAGS, from the exons ATGAATAGTCCACCGGAGAACGATCTTTGTTCGATATGTCATTCCCACTTCACCGCTCCTTGTCAAGCCAATTGCTCCCATTGGTTCTGCg GAGATTGCATTATGCTGGTGTGGACGCATGGATCTACATTACTGCCATGTAAATGCCCTTTGTGTCGTCGTCCAATTAGTTTACTGGTTCCTTCAGAGGACACAATCAGAGACCGTTCAGTTGCGGAGGTTCTTGGTAAGCTTGAAACGTACAACAGACTCTTTGGCGGGCATTCAAGTAGTTTAGTTCAG AGGATGCAAGACCTTCCCTTCTTACTACGAAGGTTGTTGCGGGAAATGATGGATCCACAAAGAACGCTTCCACTTGTCATTAGAGCTCGGGTTTATATCGCA ATGTTTCTCAGTGCTATTTACATAGTCAGTCCAATAGATATCATTCCAGAAG GAGTTTTGGGGATAGTCGGTTTGCTTGATGATCTTCTCATAGCCCTGATTTGTTTCCTCCATGTTGCTGCCCTGTACCGCTCTGTTCTCTACTTCCGTCATGCCGGTTCATGA
- the LOC104751057 gene encoding MICOS complex subunit Mic10-like, producing MTEKKETVPPEYDVNAKWDACLDLTVRRFVYSSLGGAFAGLLLFRSPVTRWSSIALGAGIGIGSAYTDCSRSFDAPSSPSTETSVSQAADE from the exons ATGacagagaaaaaggaaactGTGCCACCGGAGTACGATGTGAATGCTAAGTGGGACGCATGTCTCGATCTCACCGTCCGCCGCTTCGTTTACTCTTCCCTCGGCGGCGCATTCGCCGGTCTTCTTCTCTTCA GGAGTCCCGTTACAAGATGGTCATCGATAGCTTTGGGTGCTGGAATTGGTATTGGCTCTGCTTACACTGATTGCTCTCGTTCTTTCGACGCACCTTCTTCGCCTTCAACAGAGACTTCTGTATCTCAG GCTGCGGACGAGTAG